From the genome of Palaemon carinicauda isolate YSFRI2023 chromosome 6, ASM3689809v2, whole genome shotgun sequence, one region includes:
- the LOC137643155 gene encoding uncharacterized protein: MLELEICNSKDLEEDIEYADEFRREVRAPRIQATQRLVDMAKDESQPRLSESGTASVDSSCNVNSLLEGEARAMIQGLSQTSVNYPIACNMLKERFGKPERIIFAHIQALLGVALPTKIAPCSSKHISPLWKLQDEVLTHVHSLEALGVDGKQYGREIERRERSDTFKDIHAGKSDDRFVESEKRGKFQSSASALQTSSEVNVGLYRHRFPCMFCNKGHKSENCIAILKLSVADWEEAIRSAKLCFRCLGKGHFSRSGSAKCVKCKGRHNVLCCTGTKSNANESSPNGQAAGTSGSSVTNPTENVTHCGVTHCESNPNNNILSQTCSVLQTAKVKVWGKKGMYQAIVLFDTGSDRSYVSCKFVKKSTT, from the exons ATGTTGGAATTGGAAATTTGCAATTCCAAGGACTTAGAAGAGGACATTGAGTATGCAGATGAGTTTCGGCGAGAGGTAAGAGCTCCTAGGATACAGGCTACCCAAAGGTTAGTTGATATGGCTAAAGATGAAAGTCAGCCTAGGCTTAGTGAAAGCGGTACTGCTTCTGTCGATTCTTCGTGCAACGTTAAT TCACTGTTGGAAGGAGAAGCACGAGCAATGATTCAAGGATTATCCCAGACTAGTGTCAATTATCCTATTGCTTGCAATATGTTAAAGGAGAGGTTTGGTAAACCAGAACGTATTATTTTTGCTCATATTCAGGCTTTGTTAGGTGTTGCATTGCCTACTAAGATTGCTCCTTGTAGCTCCAAGCACATATCGCCCTTATGGAAATTGCAAGATGAAGTTTTAACACATGTACATAGCCTAGAGGCTTTAGGAGTAGATGGTAAACAGTATGGG aGAGAAATAGAGCGCCGAGAGCGGTCAGACACCTTCAAGGATATTCATGCAGGAAAGTCAGATGATCGTTTCGTTGAATCCGAAAAGAGAGGTAAATTTCAGAGTTCAGCCTCAGCCCTTCAAACGTCTTCCGAAGTTAATGTAGGCCTATATAGGCATAGGTTTCCGTGTATGTTTTGTAATAAAGGTCACAAAAGTGAAAATTGTATTGCTATTTTGAAACTCTCTGTGGCTGATTGGGAAGAGGCTATTAGGTCTGCTAAGTTGTGTTTTAGATGTTTGGGAAAGGGGCACTTTTCCAGGAGTGGCTCAGCAAAATGTGTGAAATGTAAAGGAAGGCATAATGTTTTGTGTTGTACTGGCACTAAATCTAATGCAAATGAGAGTAGTCCTAATGGACAAGCTGCAGGCACAAGTGGTTCCTCTGTTACTAATCCTACCGAAAATGTCACTCATTGTGGTGTGACTCATTGTGAATCTAAcccaaataataatattttgtctcAAACGTGTAGTGTGTTGCAGACTGCAAAGGTCAAGGTTTGGGGTAAGAAGGGCATGTACCAAGCTATTGTACTTTTTGACACTGGATCAGACAGATCTTATGTTTCTTGTAAATTTGTGAAAAAAAGTACAACCTAG
- the LOC137643156 gene encoding uncharacterized protein, whose product MVTSFPVYYLPHRPVVHESSNSTKVRPVFDASAVGYNGISLNDCLECGHSLNLDLVGVLIRFRRWKVALTADITKAFLQIKVRREDQDVHRCLWNCDGTVRIRRFVRVPFGNKSSPFLLNATIKTHLKNYPHSKVVNELYNNLYVDDWLSGADSDAEACVKFNEASKIMAEAGMSLSGWNSNSKDLREKFHEIFELYGGDESVKILDCLLAIRRFTSRRGIPSTFYSDNAKTFVSASHVLTQHYGPLAPQ is encoded by the exons ATGGTTACATCTTTTCCTGTATATTATTTACCTCACCGACCTGTTGTGCATGAGAGTAGCAATTCTACTAAGGTTAGGCCTGTGTTTGATGCCTCGGCAGTGGGTTATAATGGCATTTCCTTAAATGACTGTCTTGAATGTGGACATTCTCTGAATCTTGATCTTGTTGGAGTATTGATAAGATTTAGAAGATGGAAGGTAGCCTTAACggctgatattacaaaggctttcCTGCAGATCAAGGTTCGGAGAGAGGACCAAGATGTACACAGATGCTTATGGAATTGTGATGGTACTGTACGTATTAGGAGATTTGTTCGTGTTCCCTTTGGTAATAAGAGCagcccatttttattaaatgctaccATCAAAACTCATTTGAAAAATTATCCCCATTCTAAAGTTGTAaatgaattatataataacttATATGTAGATGATTGGTTGTCAGGTGCTGACAGTGATGCTGAAGCATGTGTCAAGTTTAATGAGGCAAGCAAGATTATGGCTGAAGCTGGTATGTCATTGTCTGGGTGGAATTCAAATAGTAAAGATTTAAGGGAGAAATTCCATGAGATATTTGAATTATATGGGGGAGATGAATCTGTGAAAATTCTTG ATTGTCTTCTTGCCATACGTAGATTTACATCAAGGCGTGGTATTCCTTCAACATTTTATTCTGATAATGCAAAAACATTTGTTAGTGCTTCTCATGTCTTGACGCAGCATTATGGCCCACTAGCTCCTCAGTAG